The Sulfurimonas hongkongensis genomic interval CTAAAGCTACGCCTATCGGCGAGAGAGTATGTTGTCTGTCTCCTTAAAGAGGAACAAGTCCCTCTTTAATTCCTCTCACTAAAGGCTTGCCTTTCTTTAAAAAAGCTACGCCTATCGGCTAGAGTCTATTTATCAGTATTCATGCTCTCTAAGAACTCGGCGTTAGTCTCTTTTTTGCCCATCGTTGTGTAGATAAACTTTAGAGCTTCAACCTCATTGTCCTGTTTGTGTAGCATTTGACGTAGGATAAATACTTTTTGAAGAGTATCAGGGCCGATAAGAAGTTCATCTTTTCTAGTCCCAGATTTTAGTATATCAATAGCTGGGAAGATTCTTCTCTCAGCTATCTTTCTATCTAGGACTACCTCAGAGTTTCCAGTACCTTTGAACTCCTCAAAGATAACTTCATCCATTCTACTTCCAGTATCTACAAGTGCAGTAGCGATGATAGTTAAGCTTCCACCATTTTCAATGTTTCTAGCAGCTCCAAAAAATCTCTTTGGTTTATGTAGAGCATTTGCATCAACACCACCAGAGAGAACTTTACCGCTTGAAGGTGTTACAGTGTTATAAGCACGAGCAAGACGGGTGATGGAGTCGAGTAAGATGACAACATCTTTACCTAATTCAACTCTTCTTTTTGCTTTTTCTATAACCATCTCAGCAACTTTAACATGGTTTTTTGCCGGCATATCAAAAGTAGAGCTATAAACATCTCCCTTTACACTTCTCTCCATATCTGTAACCTCTTCAGGTCTCTCATCAACGAGTAAAACCATCAAGTCAATGTCTGGATGGTTTGCAGCTATACCGTGAGCTATCTCTTTTAAAAGCTCAGTTTTACCACTTCTTGGGGGTGCAACAATCAAGCCCCTTTGACCCTTGCCAATAGGAGCAAAAAGATCCATCATACGACCTGTTAAGCCTTTTTCTCTGTATTCTAATTTGATTTGGTCTAGTGCATAAAGAGGAGTAAGGTTTTCAAAAAGAGGTCTTTTTTTGCTCTCTTCTGGAGGCAAGCCATTTACTGCTTCTATCTTTATAAGTGCATAGTAGCGTTCTTGGTCTTTTGGAGGTCTTACTTGACCAGTTACCACATCCCCATTTCTTAAGGCGAAACGGCGGATTTGAGTATTTGATACATAAGCATCATTTATACTCTCATTAAAACTTTTATCTATAGAGCGGATAAATCCGTATCCATCTTGCATAATCTCTAAAATCCCACTAAATAGGATAAAACCACCCTGTGCAGTCTGAGCCTTTAAGATTTCAAATATAACATCTTGTCTTTTTAACTCATTTGGATGTTCTACGTTTAGTTCAGTGGCTATTGATACAAGCTCTTCTATGCTTTTTGTGCGTAACTCTTCTACGCTTGTACCTTTGACTGGTTTGTGAGTTCTTGATTTTGGGCTAGTTCTTGTGTTGTTCTTGCGGGGTGTTTGTGAATTGTTTTCACTCATAAAGTATTTACCTTAGTTTAGTTTTGGATATGTTTTGCAGGGGATTATTTTAAGTTTAATGGCGAGATTTTACAATAATAAACCCTCTAAAGTCAAGTAAGCAGGCTATTTTACTCTTTAATACCATCAAAAGTTTTAAATAAAAGCCTAGAGAGCGACTCTCTATCTTTGGCATCTACATGCCCAAACATCTCTTCTTCAAGCTCTATAACATCGCTAAGAGACTTCTCAACTATCTCTTTTCCACTCTTTGTTAGACGAACAAGTTTACTTCTCTTGTCTTCTTTGTTATCTAGTCTTTTTATAAAGCCTTTTGCCTCTAATTTTTTTAAAACTTTTGTCATCCCACCAGAGGAGAAAAAAAGTCTCTCATAGAGCTTTGTAGGGCTTAGTGTGTGCTTCTCATCTACACATGAGTGAAGCGAGGAGAGGACATCAAGTTCACTAGTTGAGATGGAGTATTTTTTTTCTAAAAGGATAGTGATGCGAGCTAAAATCTTCTCCGATATAAGGATGAGAGGTAGTGTTACATAGCCTATGTCGCTACCTTTAGAGATTTTTTTGTCTTTACTGCTTAAGTGTAAGATTAACTCATTTGAATTCATAAGACGAATTATACTCTTATAATGCTTTTAAGTAAATGTCTATCCAAATATTGCTTTATCTACTTTTGGGGCTAGTTTCTCTGCAACCGAATCTACACACTCATTATATCTTTTTATATCTTCAATTTCATCAAAATTTTTACTCATCATTGAGTATATAAAAAACTTTGGTTCATTTGCATATAAACTCTTTAACATGTGGATTATAGTTTTTGGCGAGATATGGTGGCTAAGATTGGAAGTGTTTTGCTCAGTCAAAGAGCAGGCTAGGGCGTAATGATTTTTTTCATTATAACAAGCATCTATAAAGATTATCTCATCAGCTTCTAAAAGCTCTAAAACAATCTCTGGGGTGAGTTGATGCATGGAGATCAACTTTGTGTTTTTTAAACATAACTTTTGGAGTTTTTTTATAGTATCGACTCCAAAAGCATCTTCGCCTCTTAACTCATTTCCATAACCGATGATTACTCTCATCAGCTTCTCTCAATCACCCTGATTATTTTTTTGTTATGATCTCTTATTTCTATTTTTGAAGAGACAATTCCTAAAGCATGAGTGGAGCAACTAAGACAAGGGTCAAAACATCTAATCACCGCCTCAACTCTGTTTAGTGCGCCATCAGTTATATTTTTTGTATCTACAAATTTTTGAGCTACTTGTTTTACTCCTGCATTCATAGCTAAGTTGTTGTTCCCAGTGGCAATAATAAGATTTACTGCCGTGATAATGCCATCTTTTGTTACATGATACTCATGAAAAAGAGTTCCTCTTGGAGCTTCTGAGCACCCTACACCTTTGTCATAACTGACCGTTGAAGTTGATCTTACATTAGCACTCATCGTCTCATCACTCTTTAAAAGCTCTTCTATCTTCTCAAGAGCATAAACCATCTCTATAAGTCTTGCATAGTGGTAGTAAAATGTGTTTAGTACAGGTTTACCAGCACCTAGAGCTTTAAACTTTTTAAGCTCCTTATCAGCCAAAGGAGTTCCACATGTTTTTGCGATGTTTAGCCTTGCTAATGCTCCTACTCTATACATTCCTTGCGGATATCCTAAAGGTTTGTAGTAGGGTGATTTTAGGTAGCTATCTTCTTCAACTGTTTCACCTATAAACTCTTTATAATCCCTTGGTTCAATCCTATCTTTTAAGATATTTCCTTCGCTATCCATAAAGCATAGCTTTCCATCATAGTGTTCAAGTGTGCCCTCTTTGTTTGTTAGCGCCATAAAAAGTGATGGAAATGCACCTAAGTAGTCTATCTCTTCTTGAAATTTATGCAGATTATCTCTAAAAAATTCTAAAGCACTCTGTGCTATTTTTAGCATTGCGGGAATCTGCTCTAAAATTGCCTCTTTTGTGGACTCATCTATCTTGTGTGCTGCGCCACCGGGGATTATTCCTGTAGGATGAATCCTTTTGCCTGCTAAATCTTCTATGATTTTTTGTCCAAATGCTCTTAGGTTTATACCATCTCTTGCCATCTCGGGATGTGTCTGCATCATCTTAAAGATATTTCTATCCTCTTTTGGAGCATCAAAGCCGTAGATAAAATCAGGACTTGAGAGATGGTAAAAGTTTAGCGTGTGAGATTGAAGCAACTGTGCAAGGTTTACAATTTTTCTTATATTTGTGCCTGCTTTTGGAGGAGTGACACCTAGTATTTCATCTATGGCTTTTGTAGCTGAGATTACATGGCTTACTGGACAGATTCCGCATGTTCTTGCTGTTAGAGCTGGCATCTCTGTGTACATTCTGCCCTCGCAAAATTTCTCAAAACCACGATACTGCGTTACATGTATCTTTGCATCTTTAACTTTATCGCTCTTATCTATATCTATAGTTATCTTTGCATGTCCCTCAATTCGTGTTACTGGGTCTATGACTATTGTTCTGTTTTGCATAATTATTTTCCAAATCTTGTTAGTTCATGTATTTTTATCTCTGTGCCCTCAATGAGTGATTTTAGCATCTCATAAATTGCATCTGCTGGAGTAGGGCAACCCGGCAAAAAGTAGTCCACTTTTACAGCCTCATGTAGAGGTATAACACTCTCAAGCAGTGTTGGCACTACTTTAGATGGATACTTTTGGTTCAAATCAGCAAGCTCAAAATAGCCTCTTTGCAAAACTGCCTCACTACCGTAGAGATTTTTCATAGCAGATACATTTCCCGTAATCGCACAATCCCC includes:
- a CDS encoding hydrogenase maturation protease, with the translated sequence MRVIIGYGNELRGEDAFGVDTIKKLQKLCLKNTKLISMHQLTPEIVLELLEADEIIFIDACYNEKNHYALACSLTEQNTSNLSHHISPKTIIHMLKSLYANEPKFFIYSMMSKNFDEIEDIKRYNECVDSVAEKLAPKVDKAIFG
- the rho gene encoding transcription termination factor Rho; this translates as MSENNSQTPRKNNTRTSPKSRTHKPVKGTSVEELRTKSIEELVSIATELNVEHPNELKRQDVIFEILKAQTAQGGFILFSGILEIMQDGYGFIRSIDKSFNESINDAYVSNTQIRRFALRNGDVVTGQVRPPKDQERYYALIKIEAVNGLPPEESKKRPLFENLTPLYALDQIKLEYREKGLTGRMMDLFAPIGKGQRGLIVAPPRSGKTELLKEIAHGIAANHPDIDLMVLLVDERPEEVTDMERSVKGDVYSSTFDMPAKNHVKVAEMVIEKAKRRVELGKDVVILLDSITRLARAYNTVTPSSGKVLSGGVDANALHKPKRFFGAARNIENGGSLTIIATALVDTGSRMDEVIFEEFKGTGNSEVVLDRKIAERRIFPAIDILKSGTRKDELLIGPDTLQKVFILRQMLHKQDNEVEALKFIYTTMGKKETNAEFLESMNTDK
- a CDS encoding Ni/Fe hydrogenase subunit alpha; its protein translation is MQNRTIVIDPVTRIEGHAKITIDIDKSDKVKDAKIHVTQYRGFEKFCEGRMYTEMPALTARTCGICPVSHVISATKAIDEILGVTPPKAGTNIRKIVNLAQLLQSHTLNFYHLSSPDFIYGFDAPKEDRNIFKMMQTHPEMARDGINLRAFGQKIIEDLAGKRIHPTGIIPGGAAHKIDESTKEAILEQIPAMLKIAQSALEFFRDNLHKFQEEIDYLGAFPSLFMALTNKEGTLEHYDGKLCFMDSEGNILKDRIEPRDYKEFIGETVEEDSYLKSPYYKPLGYPQGMYRVGALARLNIAKTCGTPLADKELKKFKALGAGKPVLNTFYYHYARLIEMVYALEKIEELLKSDETMSANVRSTSTVSYDKGVGCSEAPRGTLFHEYHVTKDGIITAVNLIIATGNNNLAMNAGVKQVAQKFVDTKNITDGALNRVEAVIRCFDPCLSCSTHALGIVSSKIEIRDHNKKIIRVIERS
- a CDS encoding MarR family winged helix-turn-helix transcriptional regulator: MNSNELILHLSSKDKKISKGSDIGYVTLPLILISEKILARITILLEKKYSISTSELDVLSSLHSCVDEKHTLSPTKLYERLFFSSGGMTKVLKKLEAKGFIKRLDNKEDKRSKLVRLTKSGKEIVEKSLSDVIELEEEMFGHVDAKDRESLSRLLFKTFDGIKE